The following is a genomic window from Candidatus Methylomirabilota bacterium.
TTCCTCTCGGGCCACAAGAACGACGTGCTCTCGCGCGACGTCCAGCCGCAGATCGCCAAGCGCTTCGCGTACGAGAGCGACGAGGTCTCGCTCGACGTCGAGAAATTCATGCGCGACTACTACCTCCACGCCCGCGTCATCCACCGGGTGTCGAGCCGCCTGATCGCGCGCTGCCAGGAGACGCTCTCGCGGAGAGGCACCGCGCTGCGCCGGCTCCGCCAGGAGGCGCTGGCCGACGGGCTCTTCGTGATGGACGAGCGCATCCACCTCGTCCACCCCGACGGGCGCGACTTCCGCGCCGAGCCCGCGCGGCTCATGAAGGCCTTCTGGCACTCGCACCGGCTCGGGTTCGAGCTGGGCGTGGACGTGGAGCGGGCGGTTGAGGAGGCCCTCGACCTCGTGGACGACGGCTTCCGCCGCTCGCCGGAGGCGCGCGAACTCTTCCTCGACATCTGCCGCAACTGGGGACGCGTGGCGCAGACGCTCCGCCAGATGCACGAGGTGGGCTTTCTCGGGCGCTACCTGCCCGAGTGGGACGCGCTGACCTGCCTCGTCCAGTACGACGTCTACCACAAGTTCACGGCGGACCAGCACTCGCTCCTCGCCGTGGAGAATCTCGAGGCGCTGGCGCCCGGCGCGTCCGCCTCCTCCGAAGGGATCGCGCAGGTCCTGAACGAGGTCCACCGGCCGGACCTGCTGATGCTGGGCATGCTCCTGCACGACATCGGCAAGGGCAAGGGGCACGGCCACGTCGCCAAGGGCATTCCGCTCGCCGAGGAGCTGACGGCGCGCATCGGGCTCGAGGGAGAGGCCGCAGGCGCGGTGGTCTTCCTGGTCGCCCAGCACGTCGCGCTCTCGCACATCGCCCAGCGGCGTGACGTCAACGATCCCAAGACGGTCGAGGCGCTGGCCGCGCTCTGCGGCACGCCCGAGCGCCTCCGCAAGCTCTACCTTCTCACCTTTGCCGACATGCGTGCCGTCGGCCCCGGCGTCATGACGGGCTGGCAGGCGCAGATCCTCTGGGAGCTCTATGGCGCCGCGCTCCAGCGGTTGACGGGCGGCCGCCCTGAGAAGCTCACGCTCCAAGACGTCGCCCAGCGCGTCCTGACCGAGCTCCGGGACGCAGGCCTCAAGCGCGCGGTGCCGGGGCACCTCGCCATGACCTCGGAGCGCTACTTGGCGACGACACCGCCGGCGAGGATCGCCGCGCACATGCGGCTCATCGAGCGCCTCGAGGACGAGCCGGTGGCGACCGAGCTCTTCCACCACCCGGACCTGGGCTCCTCGGACCTCGTCATCGTCACGCGCGACGTGCCGGGGCTCTTCTCCCTCATCGCGGGCAGCCTGGCCGCCAACGGCATCAACATCCTCTCGGCCCAGATCCACACACGCGCCGACGGCGTCGCCATCGACACCTTCCAGGTCAACGACCCCTTCGGCGAGGCGGTGACCGAGGAGGCGCGCTGGCGCCGGACGCTCCAGTCGCTGCGCCGCGTGCTCCTGGGCGAGCAGACGGTGGAAGAGCTCCTGGCCGCGCGGCGGGGCAGCCGCTCCGGCGACGAGCCGGTCCCGGGCCCGGCCAAGGTCTCCGTCGACAACCACCTGTCGGACACGCACACCGTGGTCGAGGTCAAGTGCCCCGACCGCGTGGGCCTCCTCCACCTCATTACCCGGACGCTGGCGGGGTTCGAGCTGTCGATCGCGAGCGCGCGCATCGCCACGGACATCGACCACGCCTTCGACACCTTCTACGTCGCGGACCCGCACGGCCTCCGCATCGAAGATCCCGACGAGATGGCCCGCGTGCGGGGAGCGCTGGAAGACGCGCTCCTGAAGCCGCTGTAGATGCTCGGTCACTACAAGGCCCCGCTGCACCGTTTCTTCGACCCTGTCGCGCGGCTCCTCTTTCGCGCGCGGGTCCGCCCGAACCATCTCACCGTGCTGGGGCTCGGCGTGAGCATCGCCGCGGCCTACGTCTTCTCCGTGGGGCGCCTGCGCTGGGGGGCGGCGCTGCTCGCGGTGGCGGGGCTCTTCGACTTCTTCGACGGTGCGGTCGCGCGCCTCGCCGGCTCGGACAGCGACTACGGCGCGTTCCTCGATTCCGTGGTGGATCGCTACTCGGACCTGGCCGTCCTGCTCGGCATCCTGGTCTACTACGAGCACACGACCGACACGCCGGGCGCGATCCTGACCATGGCCACGCTCGCCGGCACGGTCATGGTCAGCTACACGAAGGCGCGCGCCCAGTCCATCGGCGTGAGTTGCGAGATCGGCGTGATGGAGCGTCCGGAGCGGCTCATCGCTCTCATCGTGGGGGCGACGTTCCATCTGCTCACGCCCGTCATGGCGCTGCTCGCCCTGCTGACCAACCTGACGGCGATCCAGCGGATCGTCTACACCCGGAAAATCGCCCGCGACACGTCCCTGCGGTAGACTCGAAGTATGCGACGGGCGCTCGCTGCCGTCGGATGCCTCGCCCTCCTGGTCCTCACCGTCCCCGTCCGGGCGGCAGGACCCGCGGTCCCGCGCTTGTCGCCCGAGGCGCGCGAGCGCTTCGCCGCCGCGCTCGGGGCGTACAGGGCCCAAGACTGGGCGCAGGCCGCGCGCGAGCTGGGCGACGTCAGCCGCATCGCATCCCCCATCGCCGAGTACGCGCTGCTCCACCAGGCCGAGAGCCTGGCGCGCCTTGGCGACGCCTCCGCCGCGCGCGCCGCGGCGCTGCAGGCCGCCGACGCCGCGCCCGACAGCCGCGCCGCGGCGCCCGCGCTTCTCCTTGCCGCCGAACAGGCTTCGCGGATTGGAGACGACGCGGGCGCGGCCGGGCTCTGGCGCCGCTTCCTCGACCGGTTCCCCGACG
Proteins encoded in this region:
- a CDS encoding CDP-alcohol phosphatidyltransferase family protein translates to MLGHYKAPLHRFFDPVARLLFRARVRPNHLTVLGLGVSIAAAYVFSVGRLRWGAALLAVAGLFDFFDGAVARLAGSDSDYGAFLDSVVDRYSDLAVLLGILVYYEHTTDTPGAILTMATLAGTVMVSYTKARAQSIGVSCEIGVMERPERLIALIVGATFHLLTPVMALLALLTNLTAIQRIVYTRKIARDTSLR
- the glnD gene encoding [protein-PII] uridylyltransferase: MSADLFRQLRRVEAQAERGFEGTAAEGAERRRRLRLELLRQHLAQNVDFLKAAHLGGASGQQSVQAYAAFMDGFLSTIFRLAVEDAKKEGAVPGVIVLVALGGYGRGELGPLSDLDLMVIYDGEMGPFVQRVTQVLLYTLWDLGLTVGHSVRSLPDCVAMARTDFASRTSMQEARYVVGDRRLFQRFRRVLAENVYRKDFGQFLETALTERDQRYRKFGGSPYMGEPNVKESAGGLRDLHTAMWLASTKFGARTLRDLLEKGLITQREERLTDAALTFLWRVRNELHFLSGHKNDVLSRDVQPQIAKRFAYESDEVSLDVEKFMRDYYLHARVIHRVSSRLIARCQETLSRRGTALRRLRQEALADGLFVMDERIHLVHPDGRDFRAEPARLMKAFWHSHRLGFELGVDVERAVEEALDLVDDGFRRSPEARELFLDICRNWGRVAQTLRQMHEVGFLGRYLPEWDALTCLVQYDVYHKFTADQHSLLAVENLEALAPGASASSEGIAQVLNEVHRPDLLMLGMLLHDIGKGKGHGHVAKGIPLAEELTARIGLEGEAAGAVVFLVAQHVALSHIAQRRDVNDPKTVEALAALCGTPERLRKLYLLTFADMRAVGPGVMTGWQAQILWELYGAALQRLTGGRPEKLTLQDVAQRVLTELRDAGLKRAVPGHLAMTSERYLATTPPARIAAHMRLIERLEDEPVATELFHHPDLGSSDLVIVTRDVPGLFSLIAGSLAANGINILSAQIHTRADGVAIDTFQVNDPFGEAVTEEARWRRTLQSLRRVLLGEQTVEELLAARRGSRSGDEPVPGPAKVSVDNHLSDTHTVVEVKCPDRVGLLHLITRTLAGFELSIASARIATDIDHAFDTFYVADPHGLRIEDPDEMARVRGALEDALLKPL